In Aeromicrobium marinum DSM 15272, one genomic interval encodes:
- a CDS encoding NADH-quinone oxidoreductase subunit A produces the protein MDAYVPILVLGALAAAFAVGSVAIAPLTGPRRYNRAKLDRYESGISPSPLPDGGGKVSIKYFFTAMMFIVFDIEIVFLYPFAVAFDQMTWFAVFAVMLFLVNITIAYAYEWRRGGMEWT, from the coding sequence GTGGACGCCTACGTCCCGATTCTGGTGCTCGGCGCGCTCGCCGCTGCCTTCGCCGTCGGCAGTGTGGCCATCGCCCCGCTCACCGGCCCCCGCCGGTACAACCGGGCCAAGCTGGACCGGTACGAGTCCGGCATCTCGCCGAGCCCCCTGCCCGACGGCGGCGGCAAGGTCAGCATCAAGTACTTCTTCACCGCGATGATGTTCATCGTCTTCGACATCGAGATCGTGTTCCTCTACCCCTTCGCGGTGGCCTTCGACCAGATGACGTGGTTCGCGGTGTTCGCGGTGATGCTCTTCCTCGTCAACATCACGATCGCCTACGCGTACGAGTGGCGCCGCGGCGGAATGGAGT